Sequence from the Deltaproteobacteria bacterium genome:
ATCCCTTCCCGCTCCGGGGCGGATGCCGACCTCGGCATCTATCTGGCCGATACCTTCAGCATTTTTGAGGAGCCGGCGGACAAAGGCCGGGATTCGGTTGAAAACGACTGGCTCTCCCTCTGATTGACATTATTCGGAAATTTGGCAAAGATACCCCCGCTTTTCTTACCAAGGAGGAGGGTTCCCGCCGAGCGCCGACCGAATAGGGAGGATAAAGCGAGGTGGGAGCGGAGACGACAAGGACGATGAAGGAGTTAATTTAACTCCCGGCAACCATGGAGGATACTATGAAAATGGCCTTATTCAATATGGATGGAATTCTTTTTCTCTTGCGCTGGATTCATTTTATTTTCGGCGTCATCTGGATCGGACTTTTGTATTACTTCAACTTCATTCAGGGGGAATTTTTCAAGGAGATCGAGGCGGGGGTGAAAAATATCGCCACGCAAAAACTGGTCCCGAGGGCCCTCGGGTGGTTTCGGTGGGGCGCCATGGTCACCTTTCTCTCCGGCCTTTTTATCCTGACCGGAACACTTCATGCCGGCATGCCGTGGCACTCCAGCTGGTTTCTCCTGATTTTGATCGGCGCCGGATTCGGCACCCTGATGTGGTTTAATGTCTGGTTTGTCATTTGGCCGAACCAAAAAACGGTCATTGCATCGGCCAACCAGGTCCTCTCGGGGGGAAAGCCGCTTGAGAAGGCGGCTGTCTGCGGGGCCCGCGCCCTCTGCGCCTCACGGACCAATGTCGTCTTTTCGTTCCCCATGCTCTTTTTCATGGGGGCCGCGAGGCATTTGGGATTTGACCGTGATTTTTCAACCGTCAATTTCTGGCCGATCGGCATCGTGA
This genomic interval carries:
- a CDS encoding urate hydroxylase PuuD, with translation MKMALFNMDGILFLLRWIHFIFGVIWIGLLYYFNFIQGEFFKEIEAGVKNIATQKLVPRALGWFRWGAMVTFLSGLFILTGTLHAGMPWHSSWFLLILIGAGFGTLMWFNVWFVIWPNQKTVIASANQVLSGGKPLEKAAVCGARALCASRTNVVFSFPMLFFMGAARHLGFDRDFSTVNFWPIGIVIALLALLLQINALKGKPGPMASVKGVIHVAVIFTAVVYLAVEFLSRI